Sequence from the Blastocatellia bacterium genome:
GCGTGCCAAGGGGGCCAACTCCGGAGATTTTCATTCCAGCCGGAGTGGTACATCTGGTCCTCCGGATACTGGAGGAATCGGTTTGATCGTCAGGACCCGGACGTGCTGCTCTCCACGAAAGTTACCCTGTTTGATCTTCACGGGCAAAACGCGCCGGGTGGTACTGATGAACCGTTCCGTTCCGGACACCACCCAGTCCTTTGAGTCTGGCATTGAAGCAGCGTTTCATGGCGCAGAATTTTTGGTGAGCCGGTGAGAGCCCGTGCTAGGGCTGAGCTTTCCTCTGGCCTGGCGAACCTTGCAGTCCGATTTGTCGGAGGGTGCGTTCGACCGGGCCCCGCAACCGGTCATCCAGCCGAAATGCGGTCTGGAAATCTCGCTCGGCTTCCATCTCCCGGCCTAAGGTAAATAGCGCCAGGCCCCGGTTCGCATACGCCAGCGCGTGGCGGGGATCCAGATGGATCGCCCGATCGAAATCTGCCAGAGCGTCTTCCACACGACCCTGGTCCCGTTTGACCAATCCCCGATTGCAATAGGCCGCACCGAAGAATGGATTGATCCGGATGGCAGCATCGAAATCTTCCACAGCGCCGGCCAGATTTCCGCTCTCATATCGAGCGGCTCCGCGATTACTGTAGGCTTCCGCCGAATCGGGCTCGATCTCAATCGCTTTGTCGAAATCGGCAAGCGCCTCCTGTAACTGTCCCTGGTTTCGTCTGGCGAGACCTCGATTGTTGTAGGCCGCAGCCGATCCGGGATCCAGTGCAATGGCTCGACTGTAATCGGCAATGGCCAGGTCAAGCTCGCCCTTGAGCTGATAAACATTTCCGCGGTTGATGTACACCTGAGCCATATCCGGAGCCATGCGAATACTTCGGGTGAAATCCTCAATCGCGCCGTCCAGATCTCCCACGGCTCTTCGAGCCACTCCCCGATTGTAATAGGCTCGTGCGTTGAATGAATCGGCAATGAGAATCAGCTCCAGGTCGGCGTCGGAGCCGACCCCGGGGTGAATCATCGGCGAGCGATTATCCCTGTCAGCCCTTACCGGGAGATTGGAATTGATCTGAATGGCCCG
This genomic interval carries:
- a CDS encoding tetratricopeptide repeat protein — protein: MGDQRKSAFRSLVFPLVMFFFACGVCRAWAQTRAAEKHFQRGLDCYRKGDFHAAIEEFSRAIQINSNLPVRADRDNRSPMIHPGVGSDADLELILIADSFNARAYYNRGVARRAVGDLDGAIEDFTRSIRMAPDMAQVYINRGNVYQLKGELDLAIADYSRAIALDPGSAAAYNNRGLARRNQGQLQEALADFDKAIEIEPDSAEAYSNRGAARYESGNLAGAVEDFDAAIRINPFFGAAYCNRGLVKRDQGRVEDALADFDRAIHLDPRHALAYANRGLALFTLGREMEAERDFQTAFRLDDRLRGPVERTLRQIGLQGSPGQRKAQP